The region CGTGAATGATATTGGGTACGGGGCTCGGGCAGCTTATCGGCAGCGGCTCCCACAAAGTCCCCGCGATAGGTGCAAAACCGGCAAACTGGCTGCCACGGTAACAGGCCAGATTCCATGCCATGGTGCCGCCGATTGAAAAGCCCGAGACCATGATCCGGGACCGGTCAATCGCAAAACGCTTCATCGCATCATTCAGGACATCATCAATGAAGGCCAGTTCATCACGCCTCTGGCGTGGTCCGCCGGGAAAAGACCAGCTGCGATAGAGGCCATCCGGCGCGATCAGCGCGACGCCAAGTTCATCGGTCACCCGCTTCAGTGCGTTGAAATTCAACACGCCTTCCGCATTGCCATTGAACCCGTGGAAATAGAGGATTGCACCGACTTTTTGCCCCGGCTTGACACCATCCGGCATTCTCAGTCGGTAATCACCGCTTTTGACCTGACAAGGCTGGTCAAGGCCGCAGGACTGCTCCGCCTGTCTGGCATGCACAGATGTCGAAAAGCCTGATACAGACAGGAAAGCCAGAGCAAATCCGGCATATAGGGAACAAAAAGATCGCTTCATTGAGGACCCCGGCAATGGCTCTCACGAGAATAGTCTCATCACAGATTGCCCGTACGGGAGTGCTAATCAAGCGAAGCTTGAACACAAGCCTGTGAGGCACCGGACACAGCCCGGCACCTCCTCATGCGCTTATTCAGCAATCGCCTTTTTGGCAATAGAAGCGAAAATGCCGTCCAGCTCAGACGCCAGCGCCTTCAGCGCTTCACCACCCTCTTTGAAATAAGGAGAGAAGACATGGGTGGGCGTCTTGTAGGACAGGGTCGCCGTGCCATCCTCATTCTCGGTCACATAGAAACGGACCGGTGCTTCGATACCCGCTGAGACCGAGGCCTTCAGCATGCGGCGTGCAAAGTCATTGCGATAGACACCAATGATCCTGTTGCCCGGGATAGTAATGCCCTGCCGCTTGGCCCCTCCAGAGGCTGTTGCTGTGGTCACAAGCCCCATCTTGTGGTCCTTGACGGACGCTCTCACCCGCTCAACAAGATCGCTATAGCTATGCGTTGTCGGGTGGACATGCCATCCCTCCCGCTCAGCCGGAGCACCGGCAAACGCCAGACCGGACAAGGCGAAGCAGCCCAAAACAGCCATTAGAATTCTGGAAATCATCATAATTCTCCACCAATGAAAAATAATCGAAATCAAACCGCCTGCCGAGACCGGCCCGGCCAGGAATCAACAAGAGCTTTCAGATGAGAGCCGACAGTACTGCCGATAAAACCGAACACCAGCCAGCCCCAGCCATGCAGGCTGCCGGATACGAGACCGCCCAGATAGGCACCAATATTGCACCCGTAAGCAAGTCGTGCGCCGTATCCCATCAGAAGCCCGCCGAAAATAGCCGTTGCAATTTCTTTTGGTGGAATTTTGGCAACAGGCGCGAAGCGGCCGGACAGGGATGCAGCAATCAGCGCGCCCAGAATAATGCCAAAATTCATCACCGAGGTTGAATCCGTCAGAAGACTGCGATTGAGGCGACCCACCTGGTTCTGCCAGTAGGGCCAGGTTTCCACTTCTATCCCGGCGACAGAGAACACTTTCGCTCCCCAAAGCGCAAAGGCCGACGTAATCCCCCAGGGCCGCCCAAGAACCAGCAGCGTGGCCACAACAACAATAACCAGCGCCAGAGCACCTGCCAGCATCGACCATGGGCCTTTCAGGAAGGATTCGGTTTTCCCGAAGGACTGAAGTGTCCCATGGGATCGCTTCTCAAACACGATTGTCAGAAGGGCAATCGTGCCAAGCAGGCCAAGCGTCAGCAGTAATGCGGGTCCCAGACCCAGCTGCCTCACCATGGAATAGGCCTTGAGACTTGGCAAAGCCTGCCACTCAGGCAAATGAGCTGTTGCGATAACCGATCCGGCCACAAAGGCCGCAAGCGTAATCACCATTCGGGTTGAACCGCCACCCACCGTAAACAAGGTGCCGGATGCACAGCCGCCTCCAAATTGCATGCCAAGACCGAACATGAAGGCACCGAAGGCTGCCGCAATACCAAACGGAAACACAAAACCACCGGTTCTAAAACCGACATCAGCACCATAAACAAACAGAGGAAAGGAGATACAGACCGAGAGGCCGATCAGAATCATCTGAGCTCTCAGACCGGCACCACGGCGCTCAAGCACCATCCGTCGCCAGGCTGCTGTGAAGCCGAATTTCGCATGGTAAAGCGCAATACCGGCAAAGGCTCCAATAGCTGCACCACTAGCTATCCGACCGGATCCGATCTCAGCTGCAGCCCATATTAAAGCCACCAAAAGGCCAAATGCGACAACAAGAGGCGTAGTCTGGAGTTTGGTGTCCGACATAGAATTGCCTCATTAAAAGGAAAAGTGGCAAACAGCGCTGTTCCTAACGGAACGGATGCGGAGGGGGAATGCATATCGCAAAAATCAAGCATTCGAAAGTTCGCATCTATTCAAAGCTCGGTGAACAAGTTTGATGAGACCCGTTACCGGGCGCGCGTGTATAGAACCGAATACATATGTTCAAATGAATAAGTACGGAGCCAGCCATGCCGACAACCGATATGTTCGGTTACGAGATTTCCCTTGACGATAAGGCCGCTCTATCTTCCTGGAATTCTTTGGTTTTCGCTTTTCTTGCCCACTCCGCGGAAACCCCTGTTCATCTCGAAGCCCTGTTCAAACGCCTGCCGGATGCACCGATGGGACATGTTATGAAGGGTTTCTTCTGCCTGTTGCTCGGCAGGCGGGAGCTCGTCGAAACAGCCGCTGCAACAGCCGCAAAGGTAACCGGACTGCGTCAGATCGGTGCGCTTAATGAGCGCGAAAGCCTTTATGCCGACGCCTTGAATGCCTGGCTGAGCGGTCGCCCGACCCTTTCAGCCGAGCTGATGGACCGCATTCTGGCCCGCTGGCCCGCAGATGCTGTCGCTCTTAAGCTCGGTCATGGCATCCGCTTTATCCTGGGCGATTCAAAAGGCATGTTGACTTCCATTGAAGCTGTGCAGAACACCTACGGCACCGACCATCCTGCCTTTGGCTATGTGCAGGGGTGCCGGGCCTTTGCACTTGAGGAATGCGGTCGTCAGACAGAAGCCGAACAGGCTGGCATTCTGGCTCTGCAACACGCCAGAGACGACGCCTGGGGTCTGCATGCCGTCGCCCATGTCTATGACATGACCGGTCGGGCTGATACTGGCGTCACATGGCTGTCGAGCCAGCCGGAAGCCTGGCAGCATTGTAACAATTTCGGTTATCATGTCTGGTGGCACCTGGCGTTGTTCCATCTTGATCGCCGCGAGTTTGACGTGGTGCTTGACCTCTATGATCGCCATGTTCGCAAGGATCAGTCTGACGACTATCGCGACATTTCAAACGGTGCATCCATGCTGATGCGACTGGAGCTGGAAGGTGTCGATGTCGGCAATCGCTGGGAAGAGATGGCCGCCATCAGCGAAGGGCGGACGGAAGACGGTTGTGTTGTCTTTGCCGACCTTCACTATCTGCTGGCTCTGATGGGCGGTGACAGAACGGATTCCGCCAAGACCCTGGTGAACAGAATTCGCCGCGACGCAGTCAGACACCAGACGGATATGGATCAGGTCGCTCATACCCCTGGTATTGCCGCCGCCATCGGGATACAGGCCTTCATGGATGGAGATAACGCGTCAGCGTTTACCCATCTGAAGACGGCTTACGGATCCATGCAGCGCATCGGCGGCAGCCACGCGCAGCGTGATGTATTTGATCGACTGACCATTGAAGCCGCCATTCGCTCCGGCCAGATTGAGGACGCCAACCGGCTCCTTGAAGACCGTGTCAACAGACGCGGTGGCGAGGATGGCTATACAAGAACACGCGCGTCGTTTATAGCGCAGCTGGGAAGAGTTGAAGCCACGGCCTGACCGGGGTTTCTGCTCGACAGGAGCCACCACAAACGCTCCATCAGAAGACAAAGACCAAAGAGAGACCTGAAGGCATGAGTGCAACATCCGCACAGGCTAAGAAAAAGCCACGTGATCCGCGTCTGGACTTCTTTCGCGGCATAGCGATGTTCATCATCTTCATTGCTCATGTGCCGGGCAACTCCTGGACCATGTGGATTCCGGCACGCTTCGGATATTCAGACGCAACCGAGATCTTCGTCTTCTGCTCCGGCATGGCATCATCCTTTGCCTTTGCCAGCGTTTTCGTCTCTCATGGCTGGTGGATGGGCGCGGCCCGTATCTCACACCGCATCTGGCAGGTCTACTGGGCACAAATTGGCCTGTTCTTTGTCATTGCAGGCATGCTTTGGGCCATGGAAGCCAACAAGGAAGCACTGATTTCCACGCTGGCCGGGACATTTGACCCCACAGTTCACACACGGGATTTCGTCGGCGCGCTCAACCTCCGCAACTTTTTCAATGATCCCGGAACCAATCTGGTCGGGTTGATGACCCTGACCTATGTGCCGAACTATTTCGACATTCTGCCGATGTATCTGGGCATTCTGGCTCTTATTCCCGCAGTGATGCTGGCTCACCGGTATGGCGGCATGCCGCTGGTGATTGCTCTGAGCGTTGTGCTGTGGACCTGGGCTAATCTGTCCAATTTCGACGCCTTCATCTCGCAACTGGTCGGCAGCACGGACGGAATTGGTCTCTCCGCCTTGACCCTGCAACTGCCTGCAGAGCCCTGGACCGAGCGTCCCTGGTTTTTCAATCCGTTTGCCTGGCAGCTTGTGTTCTTCACCGGCTTTGCCTTCGGCCTCGGCTGGCTGAAGCAGCCTCCAGTCCGCAAAGGTCTGATTATTCTGGCCATTGCTGTTGTACTCATCAACATTCCTCTGCGCTTTCATCTGGTTCTGCGGAATATTCCAGACATTCAGGACGTCATCGGCTTTTTCCCAGACACGCGTGAATGGAGAGACTTCCTCCGCCCGCTTGGACAAAAGACCGAGTTTGGTGTTCTGCGTTACATCCATTTCCTTGCGCTGGCCTATCTGGCCTGGGCCGCTTTCGGGCGCTGGGGCTGGGCTCTGCTTGAATCACCCGTCTGGAGCCGGACCATCAATGTAATCCGCAAGGTTGGCCAGCAGTCCCTGGCCGTCTTCCTGGTCAGCATGGTCGCATCACGCGGCATTGGTGAAATTATCTGGATTTTCGAGCGGACAGAGCTTGCCCGTGCAATCGGTAATCTTTCAGGCTTTGCCATGTTGATCGCAACCGCTTATACCGTCTCCTGGTACAAGTCCCAGCCTTGGCGGAAGGTGGCTCCATCACCAGCCACCAACGCATTCGGAGACGCAACACCACCGGTACGGCAGCCTGCCGAGTGAGATTTCTGCCTCTGCTTCCAGTACCCGGATAACCGGGCAGGTACAGTTGGCAAGACTGTTGGGAGAACAGATGGATCTGCGCCGACGTAACGTTCTGCAAGCTTTGGCTTTTCTGGGCTTTATACCAGCTATTGGCAGCCCGACCGCCACACTTGCCGGTATGCCGGAACTGGAGGGTGACGAACCGTTCTCTCCCGACACCGTAAGGACCCTTGCGCAGGCGCTGTCAAAGGAAAGCTTCACACCGTCCAGCCCGTTGCCAAAAGCCTGGCGCGCACTGAGCTATCACCAGCATCACGAAATCCAGCCAAGAGCAGAAAAAGCCGTTTGGGCCGGACGCGAGGATGTAAAGGCACGCGGGCATCTTCTGGCACCGGGCTCGGTCTACAGAACTCCGGTCAACGTCTTTCTGGTGGAAGATAACCGCCAGCGACGCCTGGTCTTTGATGCCGACGCTTTCCACTTCGGCCCCGATGTTCCCAATCTGCCGATTAACGAGCAGGTCAATTATTCAGGCGTTGAATTGCTGACACCTGATGGCGGTGACCAACAGCTCCATCCCTTCCTCACCTTCCAGGGTGCCAGTTATTTCCGTGCGATTGCCCAGGGGCAGCACTATGGCCTCTCAGCCCGGGGACTTGCTCTCAGAACGGCAACCCATCACGGGGAGGAGTTCCCGGCGTTCAGAACGTTCTGGCTGGAAACACCTGACGACGGCGATCAGAAACTGGTGGTCCATGCTCTTCTTGAATCGCCCAGTGTTTCAGGGGCTTATACCTTCCATATCTGGCATGGAAATCCGACCCGGATGGATGTAAGCGCCTCTCTTTTCCCGCGTGTTGATCTGGACCATGTGGGGATAGCGCCCCTCACTTCCATGTTCCTCTACGATGAAAAGAACCGCATAAAGTTTGATGATGTAAGACCAGCGATACATGATTCAGACGGCTTGCTGGTCCATAACGGCAATGGGGAATGGCTCTGGCGTCCGCTGAACAATCCGGCATCCCTGCAGGTCAGCCAGTTTCTGGATACAAACCCGCAAGGGTTTGGTCTGGCCCAGCGGTCTCGCGAATTCAGTGATTTCGCAGACCCGGCAGCCCGGTATGAAATTCGGCCCACCCTCTGGGTTGAGCCCCATGATCCGTGGGGTAAAGGTGCTGTTTCACTCGTCGAGATTCCATCTGACAAGGAAACCAACGACAATATCGTTGCCTTCTGGCGACCGGACACGCCTCTGGAAGCCGAACGGGAACACCGGTTCGGCTATACGCTGCAATGGTGCTGGGAGCCTCCAGTCGATTGTCCCCTTTCAAAAGTCCAGACCACGCGGGAGGGCAAAAGCCGCACACACGCGCGTGTGATGGCAATTGATTTCCATAAATCCGACCTTCTGCCCGATGATGCTGGCGCGGTACGACCTTTCGTTAGCGGCTACCCGGGGGCAATCAGTAATGTATCCGTCACAAAAAATCCCGAAACAGGCGGTATGCAATTGCTGTTTGACTTTGATCCCGGTGAAGAAACAGCTATGGAACTGCGTGCCCAACTGCGAACACCTGACGGCAAGAACCCATTGACGGAGGTCTGGTTATACCGATGGACCAGCTAACCCATCTAGCAAATGCAGAGAAGATTGCCGTCCTTGGACCAAAGGCAGGCGATATTCATCCGCTGGTGCCGGAGGAAAATGGTCTGGATATGCCGGATCAGGACTTCAGTCAGACCTTTCAGGATGAAGATGCGCCTGAACGCCTGAAAGACCCTCAGGCCCGGATCTGGCGGATTGTGGTCTTTGGTGCAACTGCCGCATTATCCGGCTGGTGTTCATGGGAAATGTTCTCAATCCTGTCCATGCAGGGACTGAGCATTCTCGAAGCCATGATGGGCTTTGCCTTCACACTGAGCTTCATCTGGATTGCACTTGCCTGCGTCAATGCGATGATTGGCACCACAACGCTGCTCGGTGGCCTTTTGTCATCCCGCTGGCGGACAGAGGCGCAAGGGCCCACCGATCATCTGGATGTAGCCCTCTTGCTGCCGACCTATAATGAAAGTCCTTCCATGGTGCTCGGCAATGCGGTCGCCATGCTGCAGGAACTGGGTCAGGCCGAAACGAAGCATCAGTTCTCACTCTATGTCCTGAGTGACACGACAGATTATGCGGTTGTCGTAAAAGAGATCCAGGCAATCCAGGCAGCCCGTCGTCTTCTTCCGGACGGTACTCGCCTTTACTATCGACGTCGCGACAAGAATATCGGCAAGAAAGCTGGCAATATTGCCGAATGGTGTCGCCGCTGGGGTGGTCGCTACGATGCAATGCTGACGCTGGATGCTGACAGCCTGATGAGCAGCAGGGCTATTATCTCACTATCCGATGCCCTTGCATCTGATCCAACGGCAGGGCTCGTCCAGTCCATGCCGCAGATCATCAAGACCCAGACACTGTTTGCCCGCCTGCAGCAATTTGCCAACACCGCCTACGGTCCGGTTCTGGCCGCTGGTCTTGCCACATGGTCTCGTGGTGAAGGCAATTACTGGGGCCACAATGCCATTATCAGAACCCGCGTCTTTGCCAAATGTGCAGGCCTTCCGCACCTGAAAGGCCCAGGACTGATGGGTGGTCATATTCTGAGCCATGATTTCGTCGAAGCCGCTCTTTTGCGTCGTGCCGGCTGGCGGGTCCGTATGCTGCCGACACGGGAAGGGTCTTATGAAGAAGCGCCTCCAGGTCTGGTCGATCACGTCGTGCGCGACCGCCGCTGGTGTCAGGGCAACCTGCAGCATCTGGGCCTTCTGATGGCACGTGGCCTGCACCCGGTCAGCCGCTTTCACCTGCTGCAGGGCGCGATGGCCTACCTGTCTGCCCTGCTCTGGTTTGCCTTTCTGGCCGTGGGCATTGCAGTTGCCTCACAGGCCGAGGTCATGCCGGTCAATTACTTCCCCGACCCCTATGCACTGTTCCCCATCTGGCCGGTTCTGGACAGTGAACGCGCATGGACATTGCTTGCATGGACCATTGGTGTTCTGCTGATGCCAAAGGCACTGGGCATTCTGACCACGCTGATCCTGCCACCGGGAGCTCCAAGCTGGGGTGGCGCATTACGCTTTCTTGCCGGTGCCATTATCGAGCTCATTCTGTCAGCAGTTCTGGCACCCGTTATGATGATCCAGCAGACCATTGCGATATTCCGGATCGTCAGCGGCATTGATTCAGGCTGGAAACCGCAGCGCCGGGAAAGTGAGCCGCTGCCATTTCTCGACATCCTCCGCTTTCACCTGACCGAAACAGTTCTGGGCCTCGGGCTGACAGCAACACTCGTTATGGGCTGGATGCCGCTACTCCTGAGCCCTATCGCTATCAGCCTGCTTCTGGCCGTGCCGCTGTCACTTCTGACACAGGCACGGGTGAGCTGGCTGGTTCAGCGCGCCGGTATTCTGGCTACTCCAGCAGACATTCAGGAGCCGGAAATCGTCACCCAGGCCACATTGCACAGCCAGATCATCGATCATGTGCTGACAAAATGGCCAACCACTGTTGAAGACGCCCAGGATACGGTGCTTTCAGGCTCCGGCCCAAAGGCAGAAGCAGGATAAGAAAACAGCTTGAGCTTCCAGTAACTAGAACCTTTAAAACAGGTTCAAGGGAGTTCGAGATGATCCGAAGTTATCTTATGCTTGGCTGTATTGTGATTGTTGCAGGACTGTCCGCATTTCTGGTCAGTCAGGTGAGCCATACAGATATCGAAGCCCCAACGACGATCAAGTTCCCAAGCCTGACCGGTATGGCCCTTGAAGGCCAGACTGCTTTCAGGACAAGTTGCAGTTCCTGTCATGGCACCGGAGGGACAGGAACAGAATACGGCCCGCCTTTGATCCACAAGATCTACAAACCTTCTCATCATGGAGACGGCGCCTTCTGGGTTGCTGTTCGAAATGGAGTACGAGCACATCACTGGCAATTCGGAAACATGCCACCGCAGGCGGATGTGTCAGACAAAGAGATCACAAGCATCATTGCATATGTTCGGGCCGTTCAGAGATATAACAACATCAGGTAGAGAAAGACTGAGACATGATGTCCAAGAAAAAGGCCCGGTATGGGCTGTGTATTGCTCTTATCGCCATCCCGGCAATGGCCTTCGCTCATGGCGGTGCCACTGGTATTATCAAGCACCGTATGGATGCCATGACTTCTATCGGTGACAGCATGAAACTGATTGTAGCATCAGCCCGCGGCCAGCGTGCATTTGACAAAGACGCCATCAAAGGTGCTGCTGCTCGCATCTCTGCTCACGCAACAGACATTCCAAAACTCTTTCCCGAAGGAAGCCTCGACAAGCCGACAGAGGCCGTCCCGGCCATCTGGCAGGACTGGGATAGATTTACGGCCCTCGCCACAGACCTTGAAACCAGTGCCAAGGCACTCGAAACCAAAGTCGACAGTCTTTCAGATCCATCCGAACTCGGGGCATTCATCCCTGCCATGGGACAGACATGCAAGTCCTGCCACGAGTCTTTCCGTATCAAGAAGTAAGCCTGGCTGCTGAAGCTGCTCCGTTTGGCTCCCCTATCCCCCTTCTGACACAAGGGTGATTATCAGAACGGGCTAATCCGCTATAGTTTTGTGATTGGACGGATCATCACGCTCTCTTTCAGAGAACAGGCCCGGCCACTGGCACAGACAGAGCTGCGGGGGTTCCTATGCAGAAGGTTTCAATTGCGCAATTTGACGAGCTGGAGGACCGGCAACCGGCCTACGCCCTGGTTGGCGAAGTGGATCTGGTGGTCGTCCGGTTCGATGATGATGTATCCGTCATGTATGGCCGATGCCTCCATCGGGGCGCTCTTCTGTCAGATGGATATGTTCGCGGCCGCAATCTGATGTGCGGCCTTCACCATTGGGATTATCGGCTTGAGTCAGGCGTCTCCGCCTACAACAATGAAGAAGCGCTCCAGAAATTCGAAAGCTGGATCGAAGAGGGTCAGGTCTGGGTCAATGAGGATGAAATCCGCGCCTGGGGCCGGGAGAACCCGCAACCCTATGCACGGAAAGCATATCTGGGTCTGTATGCTGATCTTCACGGCACTGAAGATGAGCCCTATGTCAAGGAGATCCAGACCTATGCACGATCTGGTCTGTCCAAGACCGGTCATCATGGTGTTGTCGATGCAATGGGCGTCCCGCGCCACAAGCTCCCTGACTGGGATGACATCCAGATCCTGACAGGCCAGCTCAGTACACCACCTCTTCTTGATGACGAAGACGTGAGCACAGAAGTTGTTATCGGACCGGATGCTCAAAAACCCCTGAAACTGGCCATGCCACTCTTTGTGTCTGACATGAGTTTCGGCGCGCTGTCAGAACCGGCCAAGCGGGCTCTTGCCCGAGGAGCAGAACTTGCAGGAACAGGCATCTGTTCCGGCGAAGGAGGCATGCTGCCGGAAGAGCAGGAAGAGAATTCCCGCTATTTCTATGAGCTGGCATCAGGGCGGTTCGGTTTTTCATGGGACAAGCTTGAAAAGGTCCAGGCTTTCCATTTCAAGGGCGGACAAGGTGCCAAGACCGGCACAGGTGGCCACCTGCCCGGTGAGAAGGTGAAAGGCAAGATTGCAGAAGTACGGGGCCTTGCAGAGGGCGAAGCGGCTATCTCGCCTGCCCGTTTTCCGAACTGGACGTCTACGGATCAGATAAAGGCCTTTGCCGATGAAGTCCGTGACCGGACCGGTGGCATTCCCATCGGCTACA is a window of Coralliovum pocilloporae DNA encoding:
- a CDS encoding alpha/beta hydrolase family esterase is translated as MKRSFCSLYAGFALAFLSVSGFSTSVHARQAEQSCGLDQPCQVKSGDYRLRMPDGVKPGQKVGAILYFHGFNGNAEGVLNFNALKRVTDELGVALIAPDGLYRSWSFPGGPRQRRDELAFIDDVLNDAMKRFAIDRSRIMVSGFSIGGTMAWNLACYRGSQFAGFAPIAGTLWEPLPISCPSPVPNIIHVHGTSDKTFPLTGRWIRGQWKQGDIREMFKRVYKQGQCSAEPPRTIREGRLTCERRSHCGSRIVEFCKHSGGHSVRPVWVARAWRLLSDRLKWN
- a CDS encoding DUF302 domain-containing protein → MMISRILMAVLGCFALSGLAFAGAPAEREGWHVHPTTHSYSDLVERVRASVKDHKMGLVTTATASGGAKRQGITIPGNRIIGVYRNDFARRMLKASVSAGIEAPVRFYVTENEDGTATLSYKTPTHVFSPYFKEGGEALKALASELDGIFASIAKKAIAE
- a CDS encoding YeeE/YedE family protein, yielding MSDTKLQTTPLVVAFGLLVALIWAAAEIGSGRIASGAAIGAFAGIALYHAKFGFTAAWRRMVLERRGAGLRAQMILIGLSVCISFPLFVYGADVGFRTGGFVFPFGIAAAFGAFMFGLGMQFGGGCASGTLFTVGGGSTRMVITLAAFVAGSVIATAHLPEWQALPSLKAYSMVRQLGLGPALLLTLGLLGTIALLTIVFEKRSHGTLQSFGKTESFLKGPWSMLAGALALVIVVVATLLVLGRPWGITSAFALWGAKVFSVAGIEVETWPYWQNQVGRLNRSLLTDSTSVMNFGIILGALIAASLSGRFAPVAKIPPKEIATAIFGGLLMGYGARLAYGCNIGAYLGGLVSGSLHGWGWLVFGFIGSTVGSHLKALVDSWPGRSRQAV
- a CDS encoding tetratricopeptide repeat protein; amino-acid sequence: MPTTDMFGYEISLDDKAALSSWNSLVFAFLAHSAETPVHLEALFKRLPDAPMGHVMKGFFCLLLGRRELVETAAATAAKVTGLRQIGALNERESLYADALNAWLSGRPTLSAELMDRILARWPADAVALKLGHGIRFILGDSKGMLTSIEAVQNTYGTDHPAFGYVQGCRAFALEECGRQTEAEQAGILALQHARDDAWGLHAVAHVYDMTGRADTGVTWLSSQPEAWQHCNNFGYHVWWHLALFHLDRREFDVVLDLYDRHVRKDQSDDYRDISNGASMLMRLELEGVDVGNRWEEMAAISEGRTEDGCVVFADLHYLLALMGGDRTDSAKTLVNRIRRDAVRHQTDMDQVAHTPGIAAAIGIQAFMDGDNASAFTHLKTAYGSMQRIGGSHAQRDVFDRLTIEAAIRSGQIEDANRLLEDRVNRRGGEDGYTRTRASFIAQLGRVEATA
- a CDS encoding OpgC family protein translates to MSATSAQAKKKPRDPRLDFFRGIAMFIIFIAHVPGNSWTMWIPARFGYSDATEIFVFCSGMASSFAFASVFVSHGWWMGAARISHRIWQVYWAQIGLFFVIAGMLWAMEANKEALISTLAGTFDPTVHTRDFVGALNLRNFFNDPGTNLVGLMTLTYVPNYFDILPMYLGILALIPAVMLAHRYGGMPLVIALSVVLWTWANLSNFDAFISQLVGSTDGIGLSALTLQLPAEPWTERPWFFNPFAWQLVFFTGFAFGLGWLKQPPVRKGLIILAIAVVLINIPLRFHLVLRNIPDIQDVIGFFPDTREWRDFLRPLGQKTEFGVLRYIHFLALAYLAWAAFGRWGWALLESPVWSRTINVIRKVGQQSLAVFLVSMVASRGIGEIIWIFERTELARAIGNLSGFAMLIATAYTVSWYKSQPWRKVAPSPATNAFGDATPPVRQPAE
- a CDS encoding glucan biosynthesis protein, whose translation is MDLRRRNVLQALAFLGFIPAIGSPTATLAGMPELEGDEPFSPDTVRTLAQALSKESFTPSSPLPKAWRALSYHQHHEIQPRAEKAVWAGREDVKARGHLLAPGSVYRTPVNVFLVEDNRQRRLVFDADAFHFGPDVPNLPINEQVNYSGVELLTPDGGDQQLHPFLTFQGASYFRAIAQGQHYGLSARGLALRTATHHGEEFPAFRTFWLETPDDGDQKLVVHALLESPSVSGAYTFHIWHGNPTRMDVSASLFPRVDLDHVGIAPLTSMFLYDEKNRIKFDDVRPAIHDSDGLLVHNGNGEWLWRPLNNPASLQVSQFLDTNPQGFGLAQRSREFSDFADPAARYEIRPTLWVEPHDPWGKGAVSLVEIPSDKETNDNIVAFWRPDTPLEAEREHRFGYTLQWCWEPPVDCPLSKVQTTREGKSRTHARVMAIDFHKSDLLPDDAGAVRPFVSGYPGAISNVSVTKNPETGGMQLLFDFDPGEETAMELRAQLRTPDGKNPLTEVWLYRWTS
- the mdoH gene encoding glucans biosynthesis glucosyltransferase MdoH, translating into MDQLTHLANAEKIAVLGPKAGDIHPLVPEENGLDMPDQDFSQTFQDEDAPERLKDPQARIWRIVVFGATAALSGWCSWEMFSILSMQGLSILEAMMGFAFTLSFIWIALACVNAMIGTTTLLGGLLSSRWRTEAQGPTDHLDVALLLPTYNESPSMVLGNAVAMLQELGQAETKHQFSLYVLSDTTDYAVVVKEIQAIQAARRLLPDGTRLYYRRRDKNIGKKAGNIAEWCRRWGGRYDAMLTLDADSLMSSRAIISLSDALASDPTAGLVQSMPQIIKTQTLFARLQQFANTAYGPVLAAGLATWSRGEGNYWGHNAIIRTRVFAKCAGLPHLKGPGLMGGHILSHDFVEAALLRRAGWRVRMLPTREGSYEEAPPGLVDHVVRDRRWCQGNLQHLGLLMARGLHPVSRFHLLQGAMAYLSALLWFAFLAVGIAVASQAEVMPVNYFPDPYALFPIWPVLDSERAWTLLAWTIGVLLMPKALGILTTLILPPGAPSWGGALRFLAGAIIELILSAVLAPVMMIQQTIAIFRIVSGIDSGWKPQRRESEPLPFLDILRFHLTETVLGLGLTATLVMGWMPLLLSPIAISLLLAVPLSLLTQARVSWLVQRAGILATPADIQEPEIVTQATLHSQIIDHVLTKWPTTVEDAQDTVLSGSGPKAEAG
- a CDS encoding c-type cytochrome, which codes for MIRSYLMLGCIVIVAGLSAFLVSQVSHTDIEAPTTIKFPSLTGMALEGQTAFRTSCSSCHGTGGTGTEYGPPLIHKIYKPSHHGDGAFWVAVRNGVRAHHWQFGNMPPQADVSDKEITSIIAYVRAVQRYNNIR
- a CDS encoding c-type cytochrome, which gives rise to MMSKKKARYGLCIALIAIPAMAFAHGGATGIIKHRMDAMTSIGDSMKLIVASARGQRAFDKDAIKGAAARISAHATDIPKLFPEGSLDKPTEAVPAIWQDWDRFTALATDLETSAKALETKVDSLSDPSELGAFIPAMGQTCKSCHESFRIKK
- a CDS encoding glutamate synthase-related protein, producing MQKVSIAQFDELEDRQPAYALVGEVDLVVVRFDDDVSVMYGRCLHRGALLSDGYVRGRNLMCGLHHWDYRLESGVSAYNNEEALQKFESWIEEGQVWVNEDEIRAWGRENPQPYARKAYLGLYADLHGTEDEPYVKEIQTYARSGLSKTGHHGVVDAMGVPRHKLPDWDDIQILTGQLSTPPLLDDEDVSTEVVIGPDAQKPLKLAMPLFVSDMSFGALSEPAKRALARGAELAGTGICSGEGGMLPEEQEENSRYFYELASGRFGFSWDKLEKVQAFHFKGGQGAKTGTGGHLPGEKVKGKIAEVRGLAEGEAAISPARFPNWTSTDQIKAFADEVRDRTGGIPIGYKLSAQHVEKDIDAALAVGVDYIILDGRGGGTGAAPTIFRDHISVPTIPALARARRHLDASGARAVTLVITGGLRTPADFVKALALGADAVALSTAAMHAIGCIAMRACHTNNCPVGIATQKPHLVSRLVIENSAQRLTNFFDASNELIKVMARACGHRHISQFTPDDLTTWNHDMARLSGISYAGVS